A genomic region of Candidatus Babeliales bacterium contains the following coding sequences:
- the groL gene encoding chaperonin GroEL (60 kDa chaperone family; promotes refolding of misfolded polypeptides especially under stressful conditions; forms two stacked rings of heptamers to form a barrel-shaped 14mer; ends can be capped by GroES; misfolded proteins enter the barrel where they are refolded when GroES binds), whose translation MSSKRIVFGTDAREKIRKGVDTLADAVKVTLGPLGRNVVLERSFGAPTITKDGVTVAKEIILEDKLENMGAQMVREVASKTADIAGDGTTTATVLAQAIFREGNKFVTAGANPMELKRGIDKAVNVVVETIKQNSAAVSDKKEIQQIATISANSDEAIGDLIAEAMERVGRDGVITVEEAKGMKDELAVVEGMQFDRGYLSPYFVTNQEKMETTLENPFLLIVEKKITSMKSLLPILEQVAKTGRSLLIIAEDVEGEALATLVVNRLRGVLNIAAVKAPGFGDRRKAMLEDIAILTDGKLISEDIGLKLENIQIQDLGTAKRVVLTKDNCTIIEGQGSSEVIKSRVMQLRMQIENSTSDYDKEKMQERLAKLAGGIAVIRVGAATETEMKEKKDRIEDALHATRAAVEEGIVAGGGVALMRAQKAVDALQLENDQRLGAQIVRRALEEPLRIISSNAGSEASVVVNRVKTETGNIGFDAKKGEYVDMVKAGIIDPAKVTRSAIQYAASIAGLLLTTEATICDIAEDKKDTPAMPNMGGMGGGMGGMY comes from the coding sequence ATGTCATCAAAAAGAATCGTTTTTGGTACTGACGCACGCGAGAAAATTCGTAAAGGTGTTGATACTCTCGCTGATGCAGTTAAAGTTACTCTCGGGCCATTAGGACGTAATGTTGTTCTTGAACGTTCATTTGGCGCACCAACCATCACCAAAGATGGTGTCACTGTAGCAAAAGAAATAATCCTTGAAGATAAACTTGAAAATATGGGCGCTCAAATGGTGCGTGAAGTTGCAAGTAAAACAGCAGACATTGCTGGTGATGGAACTACCACCGCAACAGTACTAGCACAAGCAATTTTCAGAGAAGGTAATAAATTTGTTACCGCTGGCGCAAACCCTATGGAATTAAAACGTGGCATTGATAAAGCAGTAAATGTAGTTGTAGAAACTATTAAACAAAATTCTGCCGCAGTTTCTGATAAAAAAGAAATTCAACAAATCGCCACTATATCTGCTAATTCTGATGAAGCAATTGGTGATCTTATCGCAGAAGCAATGGAACGCGTTGGCCGTGACGGCGTTATTACTGTTGAAGAAGCAAAAGGTATGAAAGATGAATTGGCTGTTGTAGAAGGTATGCAATTTGATCGCGGCTATCTTTCACCATATTTTGTAACTAATCAAGAGAAAATGGAAACTACCCTTGAAAATCCATTCTTGTTGATTGTTGAAAAAAAAATCACCAGCATGAAAAGCCTTTTGCCTATTTTAGAGCAAGTTGCAAAAACTGGCCGCTCGCTACTCATTATAGCAGAAGATGTTGAAGGCGAAGCTCTTGCGACACTTGTTGTTAATAGGTTACGTGGCGTATTAAATATCGCTGCCGTCAAAGCCCCTGGATTTGGTGATCGTCGCAAAGCAATGCTTGAAGATATTGCAATTCTTACTGATGGTAAACTTATTTCAGAAGATATTGGCTTAAAACTTGAAAACATTCAAATTCAAGATCTTGGCACCGCAAAACGTGTTGTACTTACTAAAGACAATTGTACAATAATTGAAGGACAAGGCAGCTCTGAAGTTATTAAAAGCCGCGTAATGCAATTACGTATGCAAATTGAAAATAGCACGTCTGACTATGATAAAGAAAAAATGCAAGAACGTCTGGCAAAACTTGCAGGCGGTATTGCTGTTATCAGAGTTGGCGCAGCAACCGAAACTGAGATGAAAGAGAAAAAAGATCGTATTGAAGATGCGCTTCATGCAACTCGAGCTGCAGTTGAAGAAGGAATTGTTGCTGGTGGCGGCGTTGCATTAATGCGTGCACAAAAAGCAGTAGATGCTCTACAGCTTGAAAACGATCAACGACTAGGAGCACAGATCGTTCGTCGTGCATTAGAAGAACCACTTCGTATTATTTCCTCAAACGCAGGATCTGAGGCTTCAGTTGTCGTTAACAGAGTAAAAACTGAAACTGGCAACATTGGCTTTGATGCTAAAAAAGGTGAATATGTTGATATGGTTAAAGCAGGTATTATTGATCCTGCAAAAGTAACTCGTTCAGCAATTCAATATGCAGCATCAATTGCTGGTTTATTACTTACTACAGAAGCTACAATTTGTGATATAGCTGAAGACAAAAAAGACACTCCTGCGATGCCTAATATGGGTGGAATGGGTGGCGGCATGGGCGGAATGTACTAA